In a single window of the Halobaculum lipolyticum genome:
- the lonB gene encoding ATP-dependent protease LonB, with translation MSNDRTDSQDGDEVLDREDAPVVDDPGSNGAGDAPTGGRSVGTSNDPSEQDADIDDLGSDVEIDAEIDEEIAEDHLLGGLLIDSTDDIEVPERLVDQVIGQEHARDVVMKAAKQRRHVMMIGSPGTGKSMLAKAMSELLPKEELQDVLVYHNPDDGNNPKVRTVPAGKGEQIVEAHKEEARKRNQMRSFLMWIIIAVVLGYALLVANNVLLGILAAGIIYLAFRYGSRGSDSMIPNLLVNNADEKSAPFEDATGAHAGALLGDVRHDPFQSGGMETPSHDRVEAGAIHKANKGVLFVDEINTLDIRSQQKLMTAIQEGEFSITGQSERSSGAMVQTEPVPTDFIMIAAGNLDAMENMHPALRSRIKGYGYEVYMDDTIDDTPEMRRKYARFVAQEVAKDGRLPSFDGEAIEEVILEARRRAGRKGHLTLELRNLGGLVRVSGDIARSQDADLVTREHVLEAKGRSRSIEQQLADDYIERRKDYELQVADGYQTGRVNGLAVMGEDSGIMLPVMAEVTPSQGPGQVIATGQLQEMAEEAVQNVSAIIKKFSDEDITEKDIHIQFVQTGGSGVDGDSASITVATAVISALEDVGVDQSLAMTGSLSVRGDVLPVGGVTHKIEAAAKSGCTRVIIPKANEQDVMIEDEYKEMVEIIPVSHISEVLDIALEGEAEKDSLVDRLKSITGSALEKTGESSPGSAGPTSPSPQ, from the coding sequence ATGAGTAACGATAGAACCGACAGCCAGGACGGCGACGAGGTCCTGGATCGAGAGGACGCCCCCGTCGTGGACGACCCCGGCTCGAACGGCGCCGGCGACGCTCCGACCGGCGGCCGCTCGGTGGGGACCTCGAACGACCCCTCCGAGCAGGACGCCGACATCGACGACCTGGGTAGCGACGTCGAGATCGACGCCGAGATCGACGAGGAGATCGCCGAAGACCACCTCCTCGGCGGCCTCCTCATCGACTCGACGGACGACATCGAGGTCCCCGAGCGCCTCGTCGACCAGGTGATCGGGCAGGAACACGCCCGCGACGTGGTGATGAAGGCGGCCAAACAGCGCCGACACGTGATGATGATCGGCTCGCCCGGGACGGGCAAGTCGATGCTCGCGAAGGCGATGTCCGAACTCCTCCCGAAAGAGGAGCTCCAGGACGTGCTCGTCTACCACAACCCCGACGACGGCAACAACCCCAAGGTCCGGACGGTGCCGGCCGGGAAGGGCGAGCAGATCGTCGAGGCCCACAAAGAGGAGGCCCGCAAGCGCAACCAGATGCGCAGCTTCCTCATGTGGATCATCATCGCGGTGGTGCTCGGCTACGCGCTGCTCGTGGCGAACAACGTCCTGCTGGGCATCCTCGCGGCGGGTATCATCTATCTCGCGTTCCGCTACGGCTCGCGCGGGTCGGACTCGATGATCCCGAACCTCCTCGTCAACAACGCCGACGAGAAGTCGGCGCCGTTCGAGGACGCCACCGGCGCCCACGCCGGCGCGCTGCTGGGCGACGTCCGCCACGACCCGTTCCAGTCCGGCGGGATGGAGACGCCGAGCCACGACCGCGTCGAGGCCGGCGCCATCCACAAGGCGAACAAGGGGGTGCTGTTCGTCGACGAGATCAACACCCTCGACATCCGCTCCCAGCAGAAACTGATGACGGCGATCCAGGAGGGCGAGTTCTCCATCACGGGCCAGTCCGAGCGCTCCTCGGGCGCGATGGTCCAGACGGAGCCGGTCCCGACGGACTTCATCATGATCGCGGCGGGGAACCTCGACGCGATGGAGAACATGCACCCGGCGCTGCGCTCGCGCATCAAGGGGTACGGGTACGAGGTGTACATGGACGACACCATCGACGACACCCCCGAGATGCGGCGCAAGTACGCCCGCTTCGTCGCCCAGGAGGTCGCGAAGGACGGCCGGCTGCCCTCCTTCGACGGCGAGGCCATCGAGGAGGTCATCCTCGAGGCACGCCGCCGCGCGGGCCGCAAGGGCCACCTCACGCTGGAGCTGCGGAACCTCGGCGGCCTCGTCCGCGTGTCGGGCGACATCGCCCGCTCGCAGGACGCCGATCTGGTCACCCGCGAGCACGTGCTGGAGGCGAAGGGCCGGAGCCGGTCCATCGAACAGCAGCTCGCCGACGACTACATCGAGCGCCGCAAGGACTACGAACTGCAGGTCGCCGACGGCTACCAGACCGGCCGCGTGAACGGGCTGGCCGTCATGGGCGAGGACTCGGGCATCATGCTCCCGGTCATGGCCGAGGTCACGCCCTCGCAGGGACCGGGCCAGGTCATCGCCACCGGCCAACTGCAGGAGATGGCCGAGGAGGCCGTCCAGAACGTCTCGGCGATCATCAAGAAGTTCTCCGACGAGGACATCACCGAGAAGGACATCCACATCCAGTTCGTCCAGACGGGCGGCTCCGGCGTCGACGGGGACAGCGCGTCCATCACGGTCGCGACCGCCGTCATCTCCGCGCTGGAGGACGTCGGCGTCGACCAGAGCCTCGCCATGACGGGGTCGCTGTCGGTCCGGGGCGACGTGCTCCCGGTCGGCGGCGTCACCCACAAGATCGAGGCCGCCGCCAAGTCGGGCTGCACGCGCGTCATCATCCCGAAGGCGAACGAGCAGGACGTGATGATCGAGGACGAGTACAAGGAGATGGTCGAGATCATCCCGGTCTCGCACATCTCGGAGGTGCTCGACATCGCGCTCGAGGGCGAGGCCGAGAAGGACTCGCTCGTCGACCGCCTCAAGAGCATCACCGGCTCGGCGCTGGAGAAGACCGGCGAGTCGAGTCCCGGCTCCGCCGGCCCGACCAGCCCCAGCCCGCAGTAA
- the trpB gene encoding tryptophan synthase subunit beta, translating into MPAIEELTDAYERYVLNNEDGFVDEFRRRIRDFGGRPTPLQRADRLSERYDTEVYLKREDLLHGGAHKLNNALGQVLLAKYMGKERIIAETGAGQHGTATAMAAAHLGMPCEVYMGERDINRQRPNVFRMKINGSEVTPVTTGRGTLKEAISETMRDWATNVEDTHYVIGSVVGPHPFPRMVRDFQAIIGEEAREQIRERTGALPDSVVACAGGGSNTMGAFHEFVGDESVDLLAVEAGGSSLAVDTDEGVAPNSASLSTGSEGVLHGARTKLLQDLDGQIVESHSVSSGLDYAGVGPELAYLVDEGRVTPVTVDDDAAVEGFHRLSQEEGIIPALETAHAFGYLHEHHDEVGDVTVINVSGRGDKDLDTAIEETAKRDVPNAPDMSMFEGGL; encoded by the coding sequence ATGCCGGCCATCGAGGAGTTGACCGACGCGTACGAACGATACGTGTTGAACAACGAGGACGGCTTCGTCGACGAGTTCCGCCGGCGCATCCGGGACTTCGGCGGGCGACCGACGCCGCTCCAGCGCGCCGACCGCCTCTCCGAGCGCTACGACACCGAGGTGTACCTGAAGCGCGAGGACCTCCTCCACGGCGGCGCACACAAGCTGAACAACGCGCTCGGGCAGGTGTTGCTCGCGAAGTACATGGGCAAAGAGCGCATCATCGCCGAGACCGGCGCCGGCCAACACGGCACCGCGACGGCGATGGCGGCGGCGCACCTCGGGATGCCCTGCGAGGTGTACATGGGCGAGCGCGACATCAACCGCCAGCGCCCCAACGTGTTCCGGATGAAGATCAACGGCTCCGAGGTGACGCCGGTGACGACGGGCCGCGGCACGCTGAAGGAGGCCATCTCCGAGACGATGCGCGACTGGGCGACGAACGTCGAGGACACCCACTACGTCATCGGCTCGGTCGTCGGCCCCCACCCGTTCCCGCGGATGGTGCGCGACTTCCAGGCGATCATCGGCGAGGAGGCGCGCGAGCAGATCCGCGAGCGGACCGGCGCGCTGCCGGACTCGGTCGTCGCCTGCGCGGGCGGCGGCTCGAACACGATGGGGGCGTTCCACGAGTTCGTCGGGGACGAGTCGGTCGACCTGCTGGCCGTCGAGGCCGGCGGGTCGTCGCTCGCGGTCGACACCGACGAGGGCGTCGCGCCCAACTCCGCGTCGCTGTCGACGGGGAGCGAGGGCGTGCTCCACGGCGCGCGCACGAAGCTCCTGCAGGACCTCGACGGGCAGATCGTCGAGAGCCACTCCGTCTCCTCGGGGCTGGACTACGCCGGCGTCGGCCCGGAGCTGGCGTACCTCGTCGACGAGGGGCGCGTCACGCCCGTCACCGTCGACGACGACGCGGCCGTCGAGGGGTTCCACCGGCTCTCGCAGGAGGAGGGGATCATCCCCGCGCTGGAGACGGCCCACGCGTTCGGCTACCTCCACGAACACCACGACGAGGTGGGTGACGTGACGGTGATCAACGTCTCCGGTCGCGGGGACAAGGACCTCGACACCGCCATCGAGGAGACAGCAAAGCGCGACGTCCCGAACGCGCCGGACATGTCGATGTTCGAGGGGGGACTGTGA
- the trpC gene encoding indole-3-glycerol phosphate synthase has translation MNTTSDDLAPAVRSILDAAAERPGGDERVSVDARSLSDAFADAERDGRVPVIAEVKPTSPTTDGSRDDDPVELAEAMVAGGAAALSVLTEPEHFGGSVETLRRVRAAVDVPVLRKDFLVREDQLDAVEADVVLLIARFVGDDLPDLVAAARDRGFQPLVEVHSREELAAALAAGADLVGVNNRDLGKLDVDLATFESLAPEVPDRVTLIAESGISTPAEARRMRAAGADALLIGSAIMDAEGTDAAGTGGDVSANTRRFTSAESEGDV, from the coding sequence ATGAACACTACTTCGGACGACCTCGCGCCCGCGGTGCGGTCCATCCTGGACGCCGCCGCCGAGCGCCCCGGGGGCGACGAGCGCGTCTCCGTCGACGCGCGGTCGCTGTCTGACGCGTTCGCCGACGCGGAGCGCGACGGACGCGTGCCGGTGATCGCGGAGGTGAAGCCGACGAGTCCGACGACCGACGGGAGCCGCGACGACGACCCGGTCGAGTTGGCCGAGGCGATGGTCGCGGGCGGCGCCGCCGCGCTGTCGGTGCTCACCGAGCCGGAGCACTTCGGCGGCTCCGTGGAGACGCTCCGCCGGGTCAGGGCGGCGGTCGACGTCCCGGTGCTCCGGAAGGACTTCCTCGTCCGCGAGGACCAACTGGACGCCGTCGAGGCGGACGTGGTCCTGCTCATCGCGCGGTTCGTCGGGGACGACCTCCCGGACCTCGTGGCGGCGGCGCGCGACCGCGGCTTCCAGCCGCTCGTGGAGGTACACAGCCGCGAGGAACTGGCGGCCGCCCTCGCCGCCGGAGCCGACCTCGTCGGCGTGAACAACCGCGACCTCGGGAAACTCGACGTCGACCTCGCGACGTTCGAGTCGCTCGCGCCCGAAGTGCCCGACCGCGTGACGTTGATCGCCGAATCGGGCATCTCGACGCCGGCCGAGGCGCGGCGGATGCGTGCGGCCGGCGCGGACGCCCTGTTGATCGGGTCGGCGATCATGGACGCCGAGGGGACCGACGCCGCCGGCACCGGCGGCGACGTTTCTGCCAACACCCGGCGCTTTACGTCCGCGGAGTCGGAGGGCGACGTATGA
- a CDS encoding DUF7575 domain-containing protein: MQRRPVVAAALAVVPALGHAYLRRWSRGAAWLALLAGSALVFAGLFGVSGSGALASVEFVGWSLSTGLRIVVPLVVVLALSSLDAYVLARRDAMRAVVTCPRCRREVDLSLGFCWYCSVEFDYVRSEP; encoded by the coding sequence ATGCAACGACGCCCCGTGGTGGCCGCGGCGCTGGCCGTCGTGCCGGCGCTCGGGCACGCGTACCTGCGGCGGTGGAGCCGCGGCGCCGCCTGGCTGGCACTGCTGGCCGGCTCCGCGCTCGTGTTCGCGGGCCTGTTCGGCGTCTCCGGCTCGGGGGCGCTCGCGTCCGTCGAATTCGTCGGGTGGTCGCTGTCGACCGGTCTCCGGATCGTCGTGCCGCTGGTGGTCGTGCTCGCGCTGTCGTCGCTCGACGCGTACGTCCTCGCACGCCGCGACGCGATGCGGGCGGTCGTCACCTGCCCGCGCTGCCGCCGCGAGGTCGACCTCTCGCTGGGGTTCTGTTGGTACTGTTCGGTGGAGTTCGACTACGTCCGGAGCGAGCCGTAG
- a CDS encoding 3-dehydroquinate synthase II, with the protein MTRTRSVWIRADDAVGDWDARRARITAGPEAGVDWVLVDERDVSRVRELGDVNVAAFRSDADVDVIDDVEAGDGDEYAVADAYIVGKDGEGDGTVDLPTDFSGSADLSTLRRDDNRAQGAFVRIFDQDYESFAEAAARDAEFVVVASENWQIIPLENLIARIGDDTTLVAGATTAEEARTAFETLELGAEGVLLDTDDPDEIRKTVEVRDEAERETLDLTTATVTAVERTGSADRVCVDTGSIMDHDEGMLVGSMSRGLFFVHAETADSPYVASRPFRVNAGAVHAYVRTPDGGTKYLSELRSGDEVQVLDTSGKTREAVVGRVKIEKRPMFRVQAEVETEDGETDRIETLIQNAETVKVATSTGRKAVTDLAEGDEVRVYYEDVARHFGEAVEESIIEQ; encoded by the coding sequence ATGACACGAACGCGATCCGTCTGGATCCGAGCCGACGACGCCGTCGGCGACTGGGACGCGCGACGAGCGCGCATCACCGCCGGACCAGAGGCGGGCGTCGACTGGGTCCTCGTCGACGAGCGCGACGTCTCGCGGGTGCGGGAGTTGGGCGACGTGAACGTCGCGGCGTTCCGGTCGGACGCCGACGTCGACGTCATCGACGACGTGGAAGCCGGGGACGGCGACGAGTACGCCGTCGCGGACGCGTACATCGTCGGCAAGGACGGCGAGGGCGACGGCACCGTCGACCTCCCCACGGACTTCTCCGGCTCGGCGGACCTCTCCACGCTCCGGCGCGACGACAACCGCGCGCAGGGGGCGTTCGTCCGCATCTTCGACCAGGACTACGAGTCGTTCGCGGAGGCGGCCGCGCGCGACGCCGAGTTCGTCGTCGTCGCGAGCGAGAACTGGCAGATCATCCCGCTGGAGAACCTCATCGCGCGCATCGGCGACGACACCACCCTCGTCGCGGGCGCGACGACCGCCGAGGAGGCCCGCACCGCCTTCGAGACGCTGGAACTGGGCGCCGAGGGCGTCCTGCTCGACACGGACGACCCCGACGAGATCCGCAAGACGGTGGAGGTGCGCGACGAGGCCGAGCGCGAGACGCTGGACCTCACCACGGCGACCGTGACGGCCGTCGAACGCACCGGCTCCGCCGACCGCGTCTGCGTCGACACCGGCTCGATCATGGACCACGACGAGGGGATGCTCGTCGGCTCGATGAGCCGGGGGCTGTTCTTCGTCCACGCCGAGACCGCCGACTCCCCGTACGTCGCCTCCCGCCCGTTCCGCGTCAACGCCGGCGCCGTCCACGCGTACGTCCGCACGCCCGACGGCGGCACGAAGTACCTGAGCGAACTGCGCTCGGGCGACGAGGTGCAGGTGCTCGACACGAGCGGGAAGACGCGCGAAGCGGTCGTCGGCCGCGTGAAGATCGAGAAACGGCCGATGTTCCGCGTGCAGGCGGAAGTGGAGACCGAGGACGGGGAGACCGACCGCATCGAGACGCTCATCCAGAACGCCGAGACGGTGAAGGTCGCCACCTCGACGGGCCGGAAGGCCGTCACGGATCTGGCAGAGGGCGACGAGGTTCGCGTCTACTACGAGGACGTCGCGCGCCACTTCGGCGAGGCCGTCGAGGAGTCGATCATCGAGCAGTAA
- a CDS encoding 2-amino-3,7-dideoxy-D-threo-hept-6-ulosonate synthase yields MEHAGLAARLDRISTDDRILMVPMDHGITLGAVKGLKDIEGTIDAVTRGGADAVLTQKGVAPRVHANLNGAGYVVHLNASTVVGPESNDKRPTGTVKGAIRAGADAVSMHINVGSDYEPEQMTFLSELCETAGDYGVPVLAMAYARGANLEGDDPEHDAEYLGHAVRLAEECGADLVKTAYSGDSASFEHVCESTRLPVIIAGGSPVGDLATLENVRGAMDAGAAGVSMGRTIFQHDDPEAMTRAVSAVVHEDADAEDALSASGL; encoded by the coding sequence ATGGAACACGCCGGACTCGCCGCACGACTGGACCGCATCTCCACGGACGACCGCATCCTCATGGTGCCGATGGACCACGGCATCACCCTCGGCGCCGTGAAGGGCCTGAAGGACATCGAGGGGACCATCGACGCCGTGACGCGCGGCGGCGCCGACGCCGTCCTCACCCAGAAGGGCGTCGCGCCGCGCGTCCACGCCAACCTCAACGGCGCGGGCTACGTCGTCCACCTGAACGCCTCCACGGTCGTCGGGCCGGAGAGCAACGACAAACGGCCGACGGGGACGGTGAAAGGCGCCATCCGCGCGGGCGCCGACGCCGTCTCGATGCACATCAACGTCGGCTCCGACTACGAGCCGGAGCAGATGACGTTCCTCTCCGAGCTGTGTGAGACGGCCGGCGACTACGGCGTCCCCGTGCTCGCGATGGCGTACGCCCGCGGCGCGAACCTCGAGGGCGACGACCCCGAACACGACGCCGAGTACCTCGGCCACGCCGTCCGCCTCGCCGAGGAGTGCGGCGCCGACCTCGTGAAGACGGCCTACTCCGGCGACAGCGCGAGCTTCGAGCACGTCTGCGAGTCGACGCGCCTGCCGGTGATCATCGCCGGCGGCTCGCCCGTCGGCGACCTCGCGACGCTGGAGAACGTCCGCGGCGCGATGGACGCCGGCGCCGCAGGCGTCTCGATGGGCCGCACCATCTTCCAGCACGACGACCCCGAGGCCATGACACGTGCGGTGTCGGCGGTCGTCCACGAGGACGCCGACGCCGAGGACGCGCTGTCGGCGTCCGGGCTGTAA
- a CDS encoding methylated-DNA--[protein]-cysteine S-methyltransferase yields the protein MTDPLDDGTATPGGEGGGPGETGVFARRVDGLDRAIEIGTASGRLISVSFPETVPDDADGDHPVLDRIADYLAGAEDDFADVAVAITVPTAHREVLESLRNVPYGDAADVELLVRMTAGLDHEDDADLDTARAALRANPLPVVIPDHRVRDAAGATPESVAARLREIEGIHGA from the coding sequence GTGACCGACCCACTGGACGACGGAACGGCGACCCCCGGCGGCGAGGGCGGCGGTCCGGGGGAGACCGGCGTGTTCGCCCGGCGCGTCGACGGGCTCGACCGGGCGATCGAGATCGGGACCGCGAGCGGCAGACTCATCTCCGTCTCGTTCCCCGAGACGGTGCCGGACGACGCCGACGGCGACCACCCGGTGCTCGACCGGATCGCCGACTACCTCGCCGGCGCCGAGGACGACTTCGCCGACGTCGCCGTGGCGATCACGGTGCCGACGGCCCACCGCGAGGTGTTGGAGTCGCTCAGGAACGTCCCGTACGGCGACGCCGCCGACGTGGAACTGCTCGTGCGGATGACCGCCGGACTCGACCACGAGGACGACGCGGACCTCGACACCGCGCGGGCGGCGCTCCGGGCGAACCCGCTGCCGGTCGTGATTCCCGACCACCGTGTGCGGGACGCCGCGGGCGCGACGCCCGAGTCGGTAGCCGCACGGCTCCGCGAGATCGAAGGCATCCACGGCGCCTGA
- the trpA gene encoding tryptophan synthase subunit alpha, whose protein sequence is MSDAIDAAFADGPAFVPYLAVGDPDYESSLRYVEALAAGGADVIELGLPFSEPIAEGPTIQNAVVRALEAGMTPTRFFEFVEELDVDVPLVCMTYYNLVYQYGDGEGPRPFVERAAEAGISGFVVPDLPAEEAGPLREACDEFGLDLVSIVAPTTGADRLEKLVDVSSGYLYVQARLGVTGASSSVSDRTGETLARLDGVDLPKAVGFGISSGEQAATVVEAGADGVIVGSALVDIVAEGHENGDSAEAVAERLETLARELKRGALDGYGRRTPAPEGTSD, encoded by the coding sequence GTGAGCGACGCCATCGACGCGGCGTTCGCGGACGGTCCCGCGTTCGTGCCGTACCTCGCGGTCGGCGACCCCGACTACGAGTCCTCGCTGCGGTACGTCGAGGCGCTCGCCGCCGGCGGCGCCGACGTGATCGAACTCGGGCTGCCGTTCTCGGAACCGATCGCGGAGGGACCGACGATCCAGAACGCGGTCGTCCGCGCGCTGGAGGCCGGGATGACGCCGACGCGCTTCTTCGAGTTCGTCGAGGAACTCGACGTGGACGTACCGCTCGTCTGCATGACGTACTACAACCTCGTGTACCAGTACGGCGACGGCGAGGGTCCCCGGCCGTTCGTCGAGCGCGCCGCCGAGGCCGGCATCTCCGGGTTCGTCGTGCCGGACCTCCCCGCCGAGGAGGCCGGCCCGCTCCGGGAGGCGTGCGACGAGTTCGGGCTGGATCTGGTCTCCATCGTCGCGCCGACGACCGGCGCGGACCGGCTTGAGAAGCTCGTCGACGTCTCCTCGGGCTACCTGTACGTGCAAGCGCGCCTCGGGGTCACCGGCGCGTCGTCGTCGGTGTCCGACCGCACGGGCGAGACGCTCGCGCGCCTCGACGGCGTCGACCTGCCGAAGGCGGTCGGCTTCGGCATCTCCTCGGGCGAGCAGGCCGCCACCGTCGTGGAAGCGGGCGCCGACGGCGTCATCGTCGGCTCCGCGCTCGTCGACATCGTCGCCGAGGGCCACGAGAACGGCGACTCCGCCGAGGCGGTCGCCGAGCGCCTCGAGACGCTGGCGCGGGAACTGAAGCGAGGCGCGCTGGACGGGTACGGGCGACGAACGCCGGCACCCGAAGGTACATCCGATTGA
- a CDS encoding rhodanese-like domain-containing protein — MRELDRHAWDMAAAAEEDVEVLSVEAAHEEWAARDGDGSDDERGDGPIFLDVRDVRERWIEGAIPDDTHAPRGMLEFWADPETEYYRDYFDPDRRFVCYCNEGGRSALAAKALREMGFADVAHVEGGFTAWQAADYEQATVDQPDYSGR; from the coding sequence ATGCGAGAACTGGACCGCCACGCGTGGGACATGGCCGCCGCCGCCGAGGAGGACGTCGAAGTGCTGTCCGTCGAGGCGGCCCACGAGGAGTGGGCCGCCCGCGACGGAGACGGGAGCGACGACGAGCGCGGCGACGGACCAATCTTCCTCGACGTGCGGGACGTACGCGAGCGGTGGATCGAGGGCGCGATCCCCGACGACACGCACGCGCCGCGCGGCATGCTGGAGTTCTGGGCCGACCCGGAGACGGAGTACTACCGCGACTACTTCGACCCCGACCGACGGTTCGTCTGCTACTGCAACGAGGGCGGCCGCTCGGCGCTGGCGGCGAAGGCGCTCCGCGAGATGGGGTTCGCGGACGTGGCACACGTCGAGGGCGGCTTCACCGCGTGGCAGGCGGCCGACTACGAGCAGGCGACGGTCGATCAGCCCGACTACTCCGGCCGGTAG
- a CDS encoding nicotinamide-nucleotide adenylyltransferase, whose amino-acid sequence MRGFYIGRFQPYHNGHQHMVEEIAGEVDEIVLGIGSAGDSHTRRNPFTAGERVMMVTKALDGLDVPTYVVPIEDLERNSVWVSHVQSMSPKFDVAYSNNPLVVRLFEEAGVEVQSSPMFKRDVLEGSELRTRMIRGDGWRDLVPDEVAETIAEIDGVSRIRQVASSDANGAAGALPEDGPDGETPDPA is encoded by the coding sequence ATGCGGGGGTTCTACATCGGCCGGTTCCAGCCGTACCACAACGGCCACCAGCACATGGTCGAGGAGATCGCCGGAGAGGTCGACGAGATCGTCCTCGGCATCGGCTCGGCCGGCGACTCACACACGCGACGCAACCCCTTCACGGCGGGCGAGCGCGTCATGATGGTGACGAAAGCGCTCGACGGACTCGACGTGCCGACGTACGTCGTCCCCATCGAGGACCTCGAACGCAACTCGGTGTGGGTGAGCCACGTCCAGTCGATGTCGCCGAAGTTCGACGTGGCCTACTCCAACAACCCCCTCGTGGTCCGGCTGTTCGAGGAGGCCGGCGTGGAGGTCCAGTCGTCCCCGATGTTCAAACGGGACGTGTTGGAGGGGAGCGAACTCCGCACCCGGATGATCCGCGGCGACGGCTGGCGCGACCTCGTGCCCGACGAGGTCGCCGAGACGATCGCCGAGATCGACGGCGTCTCGCGCATCCGACAGGTGGCCTCCTCCGACGCCAACGGCGCCGCGGGCGCGCTCCCCGAGGACGGACCCGACGGCGAGACGCCAGACCCGGCGTGA
- a CDS encoding CPBP family intramembrane glutamic endopeptidase yields the protein MTRWTAFVGVSTVVLGLLLGLARLSAAQFTAPEPTASTAGDAEAAGGPEDTGRAATAPYHPAADHDPALTRPERTPVADAEAEAELTAGALLANVALSQGTFGALLVAAAVWAGVPAEPLGLVPLATVTDLAAGVGLGVALWLASEAGGRLAPRWGVEVNEELRGALAPRSAAGWAVLLLAVLPTVALFEEFLFRAVLVGAFSAAAPALGVAVSPWLLAALSSVAFALGHGAQGRAGVVATGALGFVLAAAFLLAGSFAVVAVAHYLVNALTLVVHEGLGADA from the coding sequence GTGACACGTTGGACGGCGTTCGTCGGGGTCTCGACCGTCGTGTTGGGGCTGTTGCTCGGTCTGGCGCGCCTCTCTGCGGCGCAGTTCACCGCCCCCGAGCCGACGGCATCGACCGCGGGCGACGCCGAGGCCGCCGGCGGTCCCGAGGACACCGGGCGGGCGGCGACGGCGCCGTACCACCCGGCCGCGGACCACGACCCGGCCCTAACCCGGCCGGAACGAACCCCCGTCGCCGACGCGGAGGCGGAGGCCGAGTTGACGGCGGGGGCGTTGCTCGCGAACGTCGCGCTCTCGCAGGGCACCTTCGGCGCGCTCCTCGTCGCCGCGGCGGTGTGGGCCGGCGTGCCCGCCGAGCCGCTGGGACTCGTGCCGCTCGCGACGGTCACCGACCTCGCGGCCGGGGTCGGACTCGGCGTCGCGCTGTGGCTCGCCAGCGAGGCGGGCGGGCGCCTCGCGCCGCGGTGGGGCGTCGAGGTGAACGAGGAGCTGCGCGGGGCGCTGGCGCCGCGCTCGGCCGCCGGGTGGGCGGTGTTGTTGCTGGCGGTGTTACCGACGGTCGCGCTGTTCGAGGAGTTCCTCTTCCGGGCCGTCCTCGTGGGGGCGTTCTCGGCGGCCGCACCCGCCCTCGGCGTCGCGGTCTCCCCGTGGCTGTTGGCGGCGCTGTCGTCTGTCGCGTTCGCGCTGGGCCACGGCGCCCAGGGCCGCGCGGGCGTCGTCGCCACCGGCGCGCTCGGGTTCGTCCTCGCGGCGGCGTTCCTGCTCGCCGGGAGCTTCGCGGTCGTCGCCGTCGCCCACTACCTCGTGAACGCGCTGACGCTCGTCGTCCACGAGGGACTCGGCGCCGACGCGTGA
- a CDS encoding type I 3-dehydroquinate dehydratase, with protein MPLDPDSFSLCASTGDLAEEPAAREHADCVEFRMDLADDPGAALDGYDGDLPLLVTNRPHWEGGETAPYARLDALATAVEHAAVAAVDVELATLRGRPTGTNDVDPSELVARARANGVTLVASVHDFDATPAPATLDALLAAAAAAGDVGKLAVTARTSAEALRLLSATQRATARGDRVATMAMGEAGRHTRAVAPVYGSRLGYAPVDAADATAPGQYDLATLRRLVDDLASR; from the coding sequence ATGCCCCTCGACCCCGACTCGTTCTCGCTGTGTGCCAGCACCGGCGACCTCGCCGAGGAGCCGGCCGCACGCGAGCACGCCGACTGCGTGGAGTTCCGGATGGATCTGGCCGACGATCCGGGGGCGGCGCTCGACGGCTACGACGGCGACCTCCCGCTGCTGGTGACGAACCGGCCACACTGGGAGGGCGGGGAGACGGCGCCGTACGCCCGGCTCGACGCGCTCGCGACGGCGGTCGAACACGCCGCCGTCGCCGCCGTCGACGTCGAGTTGGCGACCCTCCGCGGGCGGCCGACCGGCACGAACGACGTGGACCCGTCGGAACTGGTCGCCCGCGCCCGCGCGAACGGGGTGACGCTGGTCGCCTCGGTCCACGACTTCGACGCCACGCCCGCGCCCGCGACGCTGGACGCGCTCCTTGCGGCGGCCGCCGCCGCCGGCGACGTCGGGAAACTGGCCGTCACCGCGCGGACGAGCGCCGAGGCATTGCGACTGCTGTCGGCGACACAGCGCGCGACCGCCCGCGGCGACCGCGTGGCGACGATGGCGATGGGCGAGGCCGGGCGCCACACCCGCGCGGTCGCCCCCGTGTACGGCTCCCGGCTCGGCTACGCGCCGGTCGACGCCGCCGACGCCACCGCGCCCGGCCAGTACGACCTCGCGACGCTGCGTCGCCTCGTCGACGACCTCGCCTCGCGGTGA